A window of the Chryseobacterium arthrosphaerae genome harbors these coding sequences:
- a CDS encoding DUF3127 domain-containing protein, with the protein MELQGTVKKVFDTQTFASGFQKREMVILTQEQYPQPINIEFLSDKISLLDNLKEGENVKVGINIRGREWVSPQGETKYFNSITGWRVEKVFDNASEPTQATPQQSASPVSNENPFAGDDDDDLPF; encoded by the coding sequence ATGGAATTACAAGGAACGGTAAAGAAAGTTTTTGATACTCAAACATTTGCGAGTGGATTTCAAAAAAGAGAAATGGTTATCTTAACTCAAGAACAGTATCCACAGCCGATAAACATAGAATTTTTATCTGACAAGATCAGTTTGCTAGATAACCTTAAAGAAGGAGAAAACGTAAAGGTAGGAATCAACATCAGAGGTAGAGAATGGGTTTCTCCGCAGGGTGAAACAAAGTACTTCAACTCTATTACAGGGTGGAGAGTAGAAAAAGTTTTTGATAACGCTTCAGAACCTACTCAGGCTACGCCTCAGCAGTCAGCTTCTCCAGTTTCCAACGAGAATCCGTTTGCCGGAGATGATGATGACGATTTACCTTTCTAA
- the aat gene encoding leucyl/phenylalanyl-tRNA--protein transferase: MVRLDENEISFPDPEVYDGHEGLIAFGGDLSIERIWFAYQLGIFPWYNPGEEILWWCPDPRFVLYPDEIKVSKSMRKILNREVFTFSENRNFREVIRNCQQVNRKGQTGTWLSDELMNTFIQLHEYGLARSIEVWQDGELVGGFYGLQIGNVFCGESMFAKVSNASKAGFIHFVENNKDQLELIDCQSHTEHLESLGARMIPKKEFLKNLTRK; this comes from the coding sequence ATGGTCCGATTAGACGAAAACGAGATTTCATTTCCTGATCCGGAGGTGTATGACGGTCACGAGGGACTGATCGCTTTTGGCGGAGATCTGTCTATAGAGCGCATCTGGTTTGCCTACCAGCTGGGTATTTTTCCCTGGTACAATCCCGGAGAGGAAATCCTTTGGTGGTGCCCGGATCCGAGATTTGTTCTGTATCCTGATGAAATAAAAGTTTCAAAATCAATGCGGAAAATACTGAACAGGGAGGTCTTTACTTTTTCCGAGAACCGGAATTTCAGGGAAGTCATCAGAAACTGCCAGCAGGTGAACCGTAAAGGACAGACCGGAACATGGCTTTCCGATGAGCTGATGAATACTTTTATCCAACTTCACGAATATGGCCTGGCAAGAAGCATTGAAGTATGGCAGGACGGAGAGCTTGTCGGTGGTTTTTACGGATTGCAGATCGGAAATGTTTTCTGTGGTGAAAGTATGTTTGCCAAGGTCAGCAATGCCTCAAAGGCAGGTTTTATTCATTTTGTTGAGAACAATAAGGATCAACTTGAATTAATTGACTGCCAATCTCATACTGAGCACCTTGAGAGTTTAGGAGCCAGAATGATTCCAAAAAAAGAGTTTTTAAAAAATCTTACACGAAAATAA
- a CDS encoding DMT family transporter: MNADKEKWILLVILSIIWGSSFILIKKSLEHFNPFQVGSLRVLIAGIILLPVAISNYKLFPKKHLKWLILAAFTGNFIPMFLFPIAETEVSSSIAGIINSMMPIFVIIVGALVWKFETTKKQIIGTFISFTGVCILAFGGGDSGEFKLIPILLLLLATLCYALSTTTVKSKLMEVSSTVLSAFVFSFVLFFPSVIALTSTGFFSEFNFSKDNMLGLLFVSLLSIFGTGLAMMMNYRLLKVSTPLFASTVTLVMPIVAIIWGIIDGEKLTYLQFIGAGIIIGGLIFLRANPKK; the protein is encoded by the coding sequence ATGAACGCAGATAAAGAAAAATGGATTCTCCTGGTGATCCTGAGCATTATTTGGGGCTCCTCATTTATTTTAATCAAAAAATCGCTCGAGCATTTCAATCCGTTTCAGGTGGGCTCTTTAAGGGTTCTTATTGCCGGCATTATTTTACTTCCTGTTGCGATTTCCAATTATAAGCTTTTCCCTAAAAAGCATTTGAAATGGTTAATTCTTGCAGCTTTTACAGGAAATTTCATCCCGATGTTCCTCTTTCCTATTGCAGAAACAGAGGTCAGCAGCAGTATTGCCGGGATTATTAACTCAATGATGCCGATTTTTGTCATTATTGTAGGTGCTCTGGTCTGGAAGTTTGAAACAACGAAAAAACAGATCATAGGAACTTTTATTAGCTTCACCGGGGTTTGTATTCTTGCCTTCGGAGGTGGGGACAGCGGAGAATTTAAACTGATCCCGATCCTTCTTCTGTTACTGGCCACACTGTGCTATGCTTTGAGCACAACAACCGTCAAATCAAAGCTTATGGAAGTTTCTTCTACGGTGCTTTCTGCCTTTGTATTTTCATTTGTTTTATTCTTCCCGTCTGTTATTGCCCTTACAAGTACCGGATTTTTCTCAGAATTCAATTTTTCGAAAGACAATATGCTCGGGTTGCTATTTGTAAGCCTGTTATCGATTTTCGGGACGGGTCTGGCCATGATGATGAATTACCGTTTACTGAAAGTTTCAACCCCTCTTTTTGCTTCCACCGTTACATTGGTAATGCCTATTGTTGCCATTATCTGGGGAATTATAGATGGCGAAAAGCTGACCTATTTACAGTTTATAGGGGCCGGAATTATCATTGGCGGGCTCATCTTCTTAAGAGCCAATCCTAAAAAATAA
- a CDS encoding tetratricopeptide repeat protein, protein MEEYFGNELVKKFEEMMENNDEFYFDTEELEDIIVYYLELGDFNYADMAVNYGLKLHPNSLDIKIKKLEILLEWEEYNTAKELINELKGSSMENTDFLVCYAKYYSSLGNPRKSIEICKKALTLEEEENFLHNFIADEYVNLGDPFNALKHYRKALKEDPTDEYSLENCMVCFSDLNKSEEAIAFLNEYLDEFPYSETAWFEYGQFYFNRKNYDEAIKGYDYLLAINSNSVGVYANKAACYEAQGQYQKAIETYEEMLELEYTKAFTFYKIGLCNKALKQPILALNAFQKSLREDPQFYLAMMEQSYLYEEMGGMSEALHFAKEATQLNENNLDYQKRLAFLFIDSGKFEESLTCLKKLVDVEPTRFYNWYAYSEVLMLVGEYEDAVTILNKAIKNHHRAELYYQLSNCFFNLKEQDKGLEALQMALELDPSLVKDMQKKYPFIKDEVKKVKAAKVKKKN, encoded by the coding sequence TTGGAAGAGTATTTTGGAAATGAACTTGTAAAGAAGTTCGAGGAAATGATGGAAAACAATGACGAATTCTACTTCGATACCGAGGAGTTGGAAGATATTATTGTTTATTACTTGGAGCTTGGTGATTTTAATTACGCCGATATGGCTGTCAATTATGGACTGAAGCTTCACCCTAATTCATTAGATATCAAGATCAAAAAACTTGAAATTCTTCTGGAATGGGAAGAATATAATACAGCGAAGGAGCTTATCAACGAGCTGAAAGGTTCTTCTATGGAAAACACAGACTTTTTGGTTTGCTACGCCAAGTATTATTCTAGCCTGGGAAATCCCCGAAAATCCATTGAAATTTGTAAAAAAGCTTTGACATTAGAGGAAGAAGAAAACTTTCTCCACAACTTTATTGCGGATGAATATGTGAATCTGGGTGACCCCTTTAACGCTCTTAAACATTACAGAAAAGCACTCAAAGAAGATCCAACGGATGAATATTCCCTGGAAAACTGCATGGTGTGCTTCAGTGACCTGAATAAGAGTGAGGAGGCAATTGCCTTTCTTAATGAATATTTAGATGAATTCCCTTATTCTGAAACCGCATGGTTCGAATACGGGCAGTTTTATTTCAACAGAAAAAATTACGATGAAGCCATAAAAGGATATGACTATTTGTTGGCGATCAATTCAAACTCTGTAGGAGTATATGCCAATAAGGCGGCCTGCTATGAAGCACAGGGACAATACCAGAAAGCTATAGAAACTTATGAGGAAATGCTTGAGCTGGAATATACCAAAGCATTTACTTTTTATAAGATCGGACTTTGCAATAAAGCTTTAAAACAACCTATCCTGGCTTTAAACGCATTCCAGAAATCATTGAGAGAAGACCCGCAGTTTTATCTTGCAATGATGGAACAGTCTTATCTGTATGAAGAAATGGGAGGAATGTCTGAAGCTCTGCATTTTGCCAAAGAAGCCACCCAGCTGAATGAGAACAATCTTGATTATCAGAAAAGACTGGCCTTCTTATTCATCGATTCAGGAAAGTTCGAAGAAAGTCTTACCTGTCTTAAAAAGCTTGTAGATGTGGAGCCGACGAGATTTTATAACTGGTATGCCTATTCAGAAGTGCTGATGCTGGTAGGTGAGTATGAAGATGCGGTAACCATTCTGAACAAGGCGATAAAGAACCATCACAGAGCTGAATTGTATTACCAGCTGAGCAACTGTTTCTTCAATCTGAAAGAGCAGGATAAAGGACTGGAAGCACTTCAGATGGCCCTGGAGCTTGATCCGTCTCTGGTAAAGGATATGCAGAAAAAATATCCGTTCATCAAAGATGAGGTGAAAAAGGTGAAAGCTGCTAAAGTGAAGAAAAAGAACTAG
- a CDS encoding quinone oxidoreductase family protein, protein MKAAVVFEKGSIPKYTDIAEPEITRENEVLVTVKAASIKNLDRARAGGNHYSTENEAHQPKIVGSDGAGYLEDGSKVYFFSKKGTVAEKAVAAKTMMVTIPEALDFSIAAALPNAVMGSAMALKYKAGIQPGNTVLINGATGITGRIAVQIAQLYGAQRIIVTGRNEESLKSLLELGADEAVSLHLSDEGFKQKIKDIHTQTPIDIILDYIWGHSVEMILSAFKGDGTFSHKTRLVTVGGMSGDTIQLSSQILRSTDIQISGSGLGSWTKEESALLFKKIIPEMFQAAVEGRIKIETADIDLRDIETGWNAELENGKRLVVRV, encoded by the coding sequence ATGAAAGCAGCAGTAGTATTTGAAAAAGGAAGCATTCCAAAATATACAGACATTGCAGAACCTGAAATTACCAGAGAAAATGAAGTATTGGTTACTGTAAAAGCAGCATCCATCAAGAACCTTGACAGAGCAAGAGCGGGCGGAAATCACTATTCCACGGAAAACGAAGCCCATCAGCCCAAAATTGTGGGATCAGACGGAGCCGGTTATCTCGAAGACGGAAGTAAAGTGTATTTTTTCAGTAAAAAAGGAACTGTTGCAGAAAAAGCTGTAGCAGCTAAGACTATGATGGTCACGATTCCGGAAGCTCTTGATTTTTCCATAGCGGCGGCTTTGCCTAATGCTGTTATGGGATCAGCGATGGCCCTGAAATATAAAGCCGGGATACAGCCCGGAAATACCGTTCTGATCAATGGTGCAACGGGAATTACCGGAAGAATTGCCGTTCAGATTGCTCAGCTATATGGAGCTCAGAGAATCATCGTTACCGGAAGAAATGAAGAATCCCTGAAGTCTCTCCTTGAATTGGGAGCAGATGAGGCGGTTTCCCTGCATCTCAGTGATGAAGGATTCAAACAGAAAATTAAAGATATTCATACCCAGACTCCCATTGATATTATTCTGGATTATATCTGGGGACATTCTGTGGAAATGATCCTTTCGGCTTTCAAAGGTGACGGAACATTTTCTCATAAAACCAGACTGGTTACCGTAGGAGGAATGAGTGGCGATACCATTCAATTGTCTTCGCAGATTCTCAGGTCTACAGATATACAGATTTCGGGTTCAGGATTGGGAAGCTGGACAAAAGAAGAGTCAGCCCTTCTTTTTAAGAAAATAATTCCGGAAATGTTTCAGGCAGCAGTAGAAGGAAGAATAAAAATTGAAACGGCAGACATTGATCTCAGAGATATTGAAACGGGCTGGAATGCTGAATTGGAAAATGGGAAACGGCTTGTAGTAAGAGTTTAA
- a CDS encoding Crp/Fnr family transcriptional regulator, translating into MEIPAKTLLLKEGEVSSNAFYIEKGIVRAWYNNDGKDVTFQFFLENTMFSSLESFKKGLPSMVSFETVESCVLYKINKPDVEAFLEEVYENKELRSLFMDALFERIFDYMKNFFSFIKDTPQQRYINLTKKNPEIIRRVPQHYIASYLGVTTVHLSRIKSKILKENRS; encoded by the coding sequence ATGGAAATTCCTGCAAAAACTTTGCTGTTAAAAGAAGGAGAAGTTTCGTCCAATGCTTTTTACATTGAAAAAGGAATTGTAAGAGCATGGTATAATAATGACGGCAAAGATGTTACCTTCCAGTTTTTCCTTGAAAATACAATGTTTTCTTCCCTTGAAAGTTTTAAAAAAGGATTACCAAGTATGGTTTCTTTTGAAACTGTAGAATCTTGTGTTTTGTATAAAATCAATAAACCGGATGTGGAAGCCTTTCTGGAAGAGGTGTACGAGAATAAGGAACTGAGAAGCCTATTCATGGATGCGCTTTTTGAAAGGATATTTGATTATATGAAGAACTTCTTTTCATTCATAAAAGACACCCCACAACAACGGTATATCAACCTCACCAAGAAGAACCCGGAAATCATCAGAAGAGTTCCTCAGCATTATATTGCATCTTATTTAGGTGTTACAACGGTACATCTCAGCAGAATAAAGAGCAAAATATTAAAGGAGAATCGTTCTTAG
- the glmM gene encoding phosphoglucosamine mutase, producing the protein MSLIKSISGIRGTIGGKVNDNLTPLDVVKFASAFGTWLQNNKNKKDLTLVIGRDARISGQMVSSLVTATLQGLGINVVDLGLSTTPTVEVMVPELNADGGIILTASHNPKQWNALKLLNEKGEFISGENGAEVLALAENEDFNYAEVDDLGKYETRDDAFDIHIQQILDLPMVDVEAIKAKNFKVVLDAVNSTGGIAIPMLLDKLGCETIKLYCDPTGHFPHNPEPLKEHLGDICELVKKENADLGIVVDPDVDRLALIDEKGEMFGEEYTLVAVADYLLKHKKGAAISNLSSSRALRDVAQAHHSEYFASAVGEVNVVTLMKEKNAVIGGEGNGGIIYPELHYGRDSLVGVALFLTHLAKENKTVSELRAGYPGYFMGKKKIELTPEIDVDSILSKMEQEYQNEEVSTVDGVKIDFENNWVHLRKSNTEPIIRIYTEAKSQEEADKLGDDIIAKIKSLI; encoded by the coding sequence ATGTCGTTAATAAAATCTATTTCAGGAATTCGCGGAACTATTGGCGGAAAAGTAAATGATAACTTAACTCCACTTGATGTGGTAAAATTCGCTTCCGCATTCGGAACCTGGCTTCAGAATAATAAAAATAAAAAAGACCTGACACTCGTTATCGGCAGGGATGCAAGAATATCCGGGCAGATGGTATCTTCATTAGTTACTGCTACACTGCAGGGATTGGGAATCAACGTTGTTGATCTCGGGCTTTCTACAACGCCAACGGTTGAAGTAATGGTTCCTGAGCTTAATGCAGACGGAGGAATCATCCTTACCGCTTCCCACAATCCAAAACAATGGAATGCCCTTAAACTCTTAAATGAAAAAGGAGAATTCATCAGCGGTGAAAACGGGGCAGAAGTACTGGCTCTGGCAGAAAACGAAGATTTTAACTATGCAGAGGTGGATGATCTTGGAAAATACGAAACAAGAGATGATGCTTTTGATATCCATATTCAGCAGATTCTTGATCTTCCGATGGTAGACGTTGAGGCCATTAAAGCTAAAAACTTTAAAGTAGTGCTGGATGCAGTAAATTCTACAGGTGGTATTGCAATTCCAATGCTTTTAGACAAATTAGGCTGTGAAACCATTAAGCTGTATTGTGATCCTACAGGCCATTTTCCACATAATCCTGAGCCTTTGAAAGAACACCTGGGTGATATCTGCGAATTGGTGAAAAAAGAAAATGCAGACCTGGGAATCGTGGTAGATCCGGATGTAGACAGATTAGCCTTAATTGACGAAAAAGGGGAGATGTTCGGTGAAGAATACACGCTGGTAGCAGTTGCAGACTATTTATTAAAGCATAAAAAAGGTGCGGCCATTTCCAACCTTTCTTCAAGCCGTGCCTTGAGAGATGTGGCACAGGCCCACCATTCAGAATATTTTGCCAGTGCTGTAGGAGAAGTAAACGTAGTGACTCTGATGAAAGAGAAGAATGCAGTAATCGGAGGAGAAGGAAACGGAGGAATTATCTATCCTGAACTACATTACGGAAGAGATTCTTTAGTAGGCGTAGCTTTATTTTTAACGCATCTGGCTAAAGAAAATAAAACCGTTTCAGAGCTTAGAGCAGGCTACCCAGGCTACTTCATGGGTAAAAAGAAAATAGAACTTACTCCTGAGATCGATGTGGATAGTATTTTAAGCAAAATGGAACAGGAATACCAGAATGAAGAAGTTTCTACCGTAGACGGAGTGAAGATAGACTTCGAAAACAACTGGGTTCACCTTAGAAAATCAAATACAGAACCGATTATCAGAATCTATACAGAAGCAAAATCCCAGGAAGAAGCTGATAAGTTGGGAGACGATATTATTGCTAAAATCAAGAGTTTAATTTAA
- a CDS encoding DUF4421 family protein: protein MNFLKAGSAALFSLFALKGKAQTDTLNTRSYADQVMIRVNLDTNIESYTFSQGEDDADQTTLSINNKIKTSLSLDYRIISATLSFAPKIFNRDDGLKGNSSYTDFSFRLFPGRFIQNVYYKNVRGFYIENMKDLFPNWQEGRDPYIQFPDLRVQSFGGTTSYILNKNFSARSIYTQGEWQKKSSGSWVPFLDYDLTVFRNKIDEVKTKEFQYKIGGNIGYFYNWVIGKNVNIAPYLTLGLGGKFSSYRNAQNGNARETAQYITVRMEGGLHVGYNTDRFLFGGRMNFNAYAYEQKDNRTVENNNVYGLLYIGYRFAPPKVVKNTYDKVQKKIPVL from the coding sequence TTGAATTTCTTAAAAGCAGGATCTGCTGCATTATTTTCTTTATTTGCCCTTAAGGGAAAAGCTCAGACTGATACCCTGAATACCAGGTCTTATGCAGACCAGGTCATGATCCGTGTCAATCTGGATACCAATATCGAAAGCTATACCTTTTCACAGGGAGAAGACGATGCGGATCAGACCACTCTTTCCATTAATAACAAAATAAAAACATCCTTATCACTCGATTACAGAATAATAAGTGCCACCTTATCCTTTGCACCCAAAATTTTCAACAGAGACGATGGGCTTAAAGGCAACAGTTCTTATACCGATTTCAGTTTCAGGCTTTTCCCGGGAAGATTCATTCAGAACGTTTATTATAAAAATGTAAGAGGTTTTTATATTGAAAATATGAAAGACCTTTTCCCCAACTGGCAGGAAGGAAGAGATCCTTATATCCAGTTTCCGGATTTGCGGGTTCAAAGCTTCGGAGGAACTACCTCCTATATTCTCAATAAAAACTTTTCAGCAAGAAGTATCTACACCCAGGGCGAATGGCAGAAGAAGAGCAGTGGAAGCTGGGTTCCGTTTCTGGATTACGACCTTACGGTTTTCAGGAATAAGATCGATGAGGTAAAAACCAAAGAATTCCAGTATAAAATAGGAGGAAATATAGGATATTTCTATAACTGGGTGATTGGGAAAAATGTAAATATTGCCCCTTATCTGACTTTGGGACTCGGAGGAAAATTTTCCAGCTACCGTAATGCCCAGAACGGAAATGCCAGAGAAACAGCTCAGTATATCACAGTCAGGATGGAAGGAGGTCTGCATGTGGGATATAATACCGATCGCTTTCTGTTTGGCGGAAGAATGAATTTCAATGCATACGCTTATGAGCAGAAAGATAACCGCACGGTGGAAAATAATAATGTTTATGGCTTACTGTATATCGGCTATCGTTTTGCCCCTCCGAAAGTTGTAAAAAACACCTATGATAAAGTTCAAAAAAAGATCCCTGTCCTCTAA
- the feoB gene encoding ferrous iron transport protein B: protein MQENKKKQILLVGNPNVGKSTVFNSLCNKKQKTGNYAGVTVASHSGNYVYNSEEIEVIDLPGSYSVYPSSEDEAIFSKYLIDEQKNYAGVVYILEALSLKRGLLLFQQIQDLGIPMILVVNQIDQAERRGITIDIQKFSESLGIRIIQTNAKEQIGIDEIRNAVHNNEFVKADKISFETPNEHRDFIHKLASHKGFDNEYKAWMSVSLGTDLGRLETVMEQIHDAEAKSLVPKRLQVQETVRRYQNVDKILNNVISKKPQFKELLTEKLDKVLVHKFWGYVVFMAILLIIFQSVFFLAEYPMSWIEDTFSWLAAFTSEHLPEGPVNSLISNGIVPGIGGIVVFAPQIGILLYFLYLLEDSGYMARVVFLMDRLLRPFGLNGKSIVPLVSGTACAIPAVISTRNIENVRERLLTILVTPFMTCSARLPVYSIIIGLIISEGTFLGIKYKALVLMGMYLLGFLVALFSAAILKRFIKNKGKTYLVMDLPAYKKPLFGYDFKMVLGKVWDFITGAGKIIFIVSIIIWFLSYFGPKQKADEFVASNVELDHSYLAKMGKGIEPVIAPLGYDWKMGVGILTSFVAREVFVGTMSTLYSLEDDAPEVKVIDKMRRDVKPNGEKVFSFATGISVLLFYAFAMQCVSTLAVVYRETKSWKWTGFQVVMMTGLAYFVSMIVYQILK from the coding sequence ATGCAGGAAAACAAGAAAAAACAGATACTTTTAGTCGGAAATCCCAATGTAGGAAAGTCTACCGTTTTCAATTCGCTTTGTAACAAAAAGCAGAAAACCGGAAACTATGCCGGGGTTACCGTAGCAAGCCATTCAGGGAACTATGTATATAACAGTGAGGAAATCGAAGTTATCGATCTTCCCGGTTCTTACAGCGTGTATCCAAGCTCGGAAGATGAAGCTATTTTTTCCAAATATCTGATTGATGAGCAGAAAAACTATGCGGGAGTGGTGTATATTCTTGAAGCATTAAGCCTAAAAAGAGGCCTTCTCCTCTTCCAGCAGATTCAGGATCTAGGAATTCCGATGATTCTGGTTGTTAATCAGATCGATCAGGCTGAGAGAAGGGGAATTACTATTGATATTCAGAAATTTTCCGAATCATTAGGCATCAGAATCATTCAGACCAATGCCAAGGAACAGATCGGAATTGACGAAATAAGAAATGCCGTCCATAACAATGAATTTGTAAAAGCAGACAAAATTTCATTTGAAACCCCGAATGAGCACAGGGATTTTATACATAAACTGGCCTCACACAAAGGTTTTGATAACGAATATAAAGCCTGGATGAGCGTTTCATTAGGTACCGATCTCGGAAGACTGGAAACCGTTATGGAACAGATCCATGATGCTGAAGCTAAAAGCTTGGTCCCTAAAAGATTACAGGTTCAGGAGACCGTGAGGAGATATCAGAATGTTGATAAAATATTGAATAATGTTATTTCCAAAAAACCACAGTTTAAAGAACTGCTGACTGAAAAACTGGATAAGGTTTTAGTACATAAATTCTGGGGATATGTGGTCTTCATGGCCATTCTGTTAATTATTTTCCAGAGTGTATTCTTCCTGGCAGAATATCCGATGAGCTGGATTGAAGATACATTCTCATGGCTCGCAGCTTTTACCAGTGAGCACCTCCCGGAAGGACCGGTCAATTCTCTGATCTCCAATGGGATCGTGCCGGGAATCGGAGGAATTGTTGTATTTGCCCCTCAAATCGGAATTTTACTATATTTCCTCTACCTGTTGGAAGACTCGGGATACATGGCAAGAGTAGTCTTCCTGATGGACAGATTGCTTCGTCCTTTCGGACTTAACGGAAAAAGTATTGTTCCACTTGTTTCAGGGACTGCCTGCGCAATTCCTGCAGTAATTTCCACCAGGAATATTGAAAACGTCAGAGAAAGATTGCTGACTATACTGGTCACTCCGTTTATGACCTGTTCCGCAAGACTTCCGGTATACAGCATTATCATTGGCCTGATTATTTCAGAAGGAACATTCCTGGGAATAAAATATAAAGCATTGGTTTTGATGGGTATGTATCTCCTGGGTTTCCTGGTAGCATTATTTTCAGCAGCCATCCTTAAAAGATTTATTAAAAATAAAGGGAAAACCTATCTGGTAATGGATCTTCCGGCCTATAAAAAACCACTTTTCGGATATGATTTTAAAATGGTTTTAGGCAAAGTTTGGGACTTCATTACCGGGGCAGGAAAAATCATTTTCATCGTGAGCATCATTATCTGGTTCCTGAGTTATTTCGGGCCGAAGCAGAAAGCGGATGAATTTGTAGCTTCCAACGTTGAGCTGGATCATTCTTACCTGGCCAAAATGGGGAAAGGAATAGAGCCTGTTATCGCTCCGCTGGGTTACGACTGGAAAATGGGGGTGGGAATCCTGACCAGTTTTGTGGCAAGAGAAGTTTTCGTAGGAACCATGTCTACCTTATACAGTCTGGAAGATGACGCTCCGGAAGTAAAAGTAATTGATAAAATGAGAAGAGATGTAAAGCCGAACGGAGAGAAAGTCTTCAGCTTTGCAACAGGAATTTCCGTACTTCTGTTTTATGCATTCGCAATGCAGTGTGTTTCCACGCTTGCAGTAGTCTACAGGGAAACCAAAAGCTGGAAATGGACCGGCTTTCAGGTGGTCATGATGACAGGTTTGGCATATTTTGTGTCGATGATAGTATATCAGATTTTAAAGTAA
- a CDS encoding FeoA family protein, producing MKEKGLHKLSGFPKNKTGKILGYDNDHLKMPNKIIEMGLLPETIFRILYQAPFNGPMYVEFGAEKSRIALREEEGDYIIVEELN from the coding sequence TTGAAAGAGAAAGGATTACATAAATTAAGTGGATTCCCCAAAAACAAAACGGGGAAGATATTGGGATATGATAATGACCATCTGAAAATGCCCAATAAAATCATAGAAATGGGGCTTCTTCCGGAGACCATTTTCAGGATTTTGTACCAGGCCCCCTTCAATGGGCCTATGTATGTGGAGTTTGGGGCGGAGAAAAGCCGGATTGCTCTTCGTGAGGAAGAAGGAGATTATATCATTGTTGAAGAATTGAATTAA
- a CDS encoding GLPGLI family protein yields the protein MKKLFSVFLIALFAFAGAQETKETANRFFYELTFKPKKDSAKLDKVVTILDITDKNRSIYQDYTVIAQDSIMKIEMEAIKKSGMMKDFSKSLKTPKISSRIYKSYPSMKVQYVDKIANGFTPTNIGYSEDLKFNWNILADKQKIGEYNAQKATTDFGGRTWTAWFSTDIPFQDGPYKFYGLPGLIVKIEDADKNYSWVLQGNKKVKDYTEFSYIENMMHASGGKVNELSREKFEKTFNDFKKDPFSSVRPMMTQEIMSKTIPGMDGTVGDMMKKQEKQYKDFYNANDNPIEKEQTSDKKKK from the coding sequence ATGAAAAAGCTTTTTTCAGTATTTCTTATCGCACTTTTTGCTTTCGCCGGAGCTCAGGAGACCAAGGAAACCGCAAACCGTTTCTTTTATGAGCTGACTTTTAAACCTAAGAAAGATTCGGCAAAACTGGATAAAGTAGTGACTATCTTAGATATAACAGATAAGAATAGATCAATATATCAGGATTATACCGTGATTGCTCAAGACTCTATCATGAAAATTGAAATGGAAGCGATTAAGAAATCAGGAATGATGAAAGATTTTTCAAAATCTCTTAAAACACCAAAAATTTCATCTAGGATATATAAGTCATACCCAAGCATGAAAGTGCAGTATGTGGATAAAATAGCCAATGGATTTACTCCAACTAATATTGGATATAGTGAAGATCTGAAGTTCAATTGGAATATTCTGGCAGATAAGCAGAAAATAGGAGAATATAACGCTCAAAAGGCAACAACTGATTTTGGAGGCAGAACTTGGACAGCTTGGTTCAGTACAGATATTCCATTTCAGGATGGTCCATATAAGTTTTATGGGCTTCCGGGTCTAATTGTGAAAATTGAAGATGCAGACAAAAACTATTCTTGGGTATTGCAGGGAAATAAAAAAGTAAAAGATTATACAGAATTTTCTTATATTGAAAATATGATGCATGCTTCAGGAGGAAAAGTAAATGAGTTATCAAGAGAAAAATTTGAAAAGACATTTAATGATTTTAAAAAGGATCCGTTCTCTTCCGTAAGACCAATGATGACACAAGAAATAATGTCTAAAACGATACCTGGAATGGATGGAACTGTAGGAGATATGATGAAAAAGCAGGAAAAACAATATAAAGATTTTTATAATGCCAACGACAATCCAATAGAAAAAGAGCAAACTTCCGACAAGAAGAAAAAATAA